The segment TCCCGCTCCTGCAATGATCTGTTTTGCCCTAAGAATAGTTTTATCTATATAAACCGGAACTTTATAAATTTGGCCAAAGGGCGTTACGGCGCCAGGCTTAATTTTAAATACTTTTTTCATTATTCCTTCTCTGGTAATCTCGATTTTTTTCGCTTTAACTATTTTTTTTAACTTTCCTAGATCTAACTTATGCGAAGCCGGCAAAACCGCCAAAAGATAAATTTTATCCGCCTTTATCACCAAAGTTTTAGCAATTTCACCAAGCTTCACGCCAAGCGTCTGGGCCGCGTCATAAGCCGTATAAACAGTTTTGTGTCTAACTATTTTATACTTAATTTTAGCTTTGTCAAGATAACTCAAGAGTTTTTTTGGTATGGCCATATTTTTACTTTTTTTTATTTTTTCTTAAACGTGAAATCTGCCAAACCATAACTCCAATCATCGCGGCCGTAAAAATAATCCAAACAACACTAATCGCCGCCGCCATACTTGAATCATAAATTGTCCCCGTCCAATAATCAGCTCTATACGCCGACCATCCTAAAAAGAGAAGCGCGCCCAAAGAAACTGTAGTCAAAAGGGCTAAACTCTGAAGAATCCAGGCGACAATTTTGACGACCTTATGTTTAGAAAAAAACTGCAGCAAGGCGCAAAGAATAAAAACCAAACCAACGGGCGAGAGCACCCCTATCACAACAGAAATACTAAGAATTATTAAGAAAAGTAAAATGCCTGTCAAAACATTTTCCCAATCTGCTTCTGGTACTCCGATTTCATCGTTGTCATCCGCGTCACGAAAATACAAATCGTAAGTCATTTCTGACGGCTGCATATAACGCGATAATTTTGTCAGATAATATTTTCCCTCTTCTGGCTGGATCCAATAATCACCATTTGATTCAACTGCCAATTTTTCGATATCTTTTGATTTGATCCAACTGGCATAATTCGTAGTAAATCCAGGCAAATCTTTTTTATGGTCAGAAAAAACGTAAAGAAGAATATTCACGCCCGGCTGCCGTGGATAGTAGTAATCCGTAACCGGATAAGCTTCAACTGTGGCAGTATTCGCACCGACCGCAACACCCGCGCTCGCACTTCCGGCCTCGCCACTTTCCATCATGAGCGGAGTTGGTTCGGGATTAGGATATTTAAAATATTCAGCAATGCCGGAAATTTTTAAAGGAAAAACAATTTTTGAAGAAGCAAAAATAAACTTAAGCGGCACGGCATGGCCCTGTCTCAATTGCGCTTCAACTCCCCCGCTTATTGATTCAGTATCAAGTTTAATCGCGGTAAAATACCATTTATTATTAATGTAATCATCAAACAAATATTTCCCCTCTTCTGGAAATTGGTAATTATTATCTTTAAGCCATTTTGTTAAGGCCTCGGGATCATCAGCTTCAAGAACAGTGATGTCATAATACTCCACCTTTTTTGTTTCAAGAACCACTACGCCACCTTCAGCTGTTGCCGCGTCCCGCGCCGCGCCACTATACATCGGCGTAACCCGATAACTATATTCTGGAGCCGTTAATTTGTCCAAGGCGGTAAAAAGTTCATCAGTAGATTTAGAAACTTCGGGACGGGAAGGCGTGGGAACAATCCAGCTAAAATTTTCCGCGTCTCCTCGGAAAGTTACGGAAAGAATCATTGTTTCCGTGTTTTCATTGTGAAAAATCACGGCTTTTTGATCTGTTTCTTGAATCCAATAATCTGGCGGCGGAAAAATAGCGCCGTCGGCGGAGACAGCTGTCGGCATTACAAGAAGGATGAGGCTGATCGCGAGAATGATTTTTTTCATAAATTAATAAAATAAAATCGTTAATTATTATTTACTAAGGATTAATTGTTTTCCCATTGCCGCCCTTAACACATCATCCACGTCTTTGGCAAAAATAAATTTTAAATCTTTTCTAACATTATTTGGAAGCTCTTCCAAATCTTTTTCATTATCTTTTGGCAAAACTATCGTTTTGATGTCAGCCCGATGCGCAGCCAAAACTTTTTCCTTAACGCCGCCGATTTCCATAGCTCTGCCGCGGAGAGTCACTTCGCCGGTCATGCCAACATCTTTTTTAATAGGTCTTCCGGTCAGAACTGAAATAATTGCCGTAGCCATAGCCACGCCGGCCGAGGGACCGTCTTTCGGAATAGCCCCTGCAGGAACATGGATATGGATATCCGAATCTTTATAAAATTTATCTTTGATCCCGAAAACCTTAGCGCGTGAGCGAGCATAAGAATAAGCCGCTTGGGCCGACTCCTGCATCACTTTGCCCAATTGGCCGGTCAAAATTAACTGCCCCTTGCCCGGCATTTTAGTCGCTTCAATCAAAAGTATTTCTCCGCCAGCCTGTGTCCAGGCAAGCCCGGTTGCCACGCCAACTTCATCCTTTTTCTCGGCCATAGTCGTGTGATATTTGGCTGGCCCCAAGAATTGATGGAGATCGGAAATACCGACCTTATAATTTTTATGATCACCCTCGGCAATTTTTCGCGCCACCTTTCGGCAAACGGCGGCAATATTTCTTTCAAGTTCACGAACGCCAGCTTCCCGCGTATATTCTCTGATAATCGTCTTTAAAGCTGGTTCGGTAATTATCAATCTGCTACCGTTCTCGAGCCCATTTTCTTTTAATTGTTTTGGGAGTAAAAATTTTTCCGCGATATGAAATTTTTCTTCCTCAATATATCCAGGAAATTCAATCATCTCCATGCGGTCGCGGAGCGCCGGCGGGATTGTGTCTAAAATATTAGCCGTGGTAATAAACATCACATCCGATAAATCAAAGGGAACTTCAAGATAATGATCAGAAAAAGAATAATTTTGTTCCGGATCAAGCGCTTCTAATAATGCCGCTGATGGATCGCCGCGAAAGTCCGCGCCAACTTTATCAATTTCATCAAGCATAAAAACCGGATTTTTTGTACCAGCCGTATTTATCCCCTGGATAATCCTTCCGGGCAGAGCGCCAACATAAGTTCGGCGATGGCCGCGAATTTCAGCTTCATCGCGAATACCGCCGAGCGACATTCTAAAAAATTTTCTGCCAAGAGCTTTGGCGATAGCTTTACCGATTGAAGTTTTGCCTGTCCCCGGCGGACCGGAAAAACAAAGAATCGGGCCTTTTATTTTTCCCACTAATTTTTGCACTGCTAAATACTCAAGCACTCTTTCTTTAACTTTGTCTAAACCATAATGGTCGTCATCCAAAATATTTTTAGCTTTTTTAATATCAACTTTACTTTCGGTTTTTCTTGACCACGGTAACATAGCCAACCAATCCAAATAAGTTCTGATGTAAGAAATTTCCGGACTAAAGGAAGGCATTTTTTCAAGACGAGCCAACTCTTTTAAGGCTTGCTCTTTTGCCTCGGAAGGCATTCCCGCCTTTTCTATTTTTGCTTTTAACTCCTCAACTTCTGTTCGGCCGCCGGCCATCCCCAATTCCTTTTCAATCGTTTTCATCTGTTCACGCAAAAACATTTCTTTTTCCATTTTTCCCAATTCCTTTCCGGTTTCCGCCTGAATTTTTTGGGCCATGCGCAAAACTTTCAATTGCCGACCGATAGATTCCCCTAATTTTCCTAACTTCCCCTCAATGTTATCGGCCTCAAGAATTTCCTGCTTCTCTTCCACTTTAAAATCCAAATTTATGGTCATCAAATCCGCTAACTCCCAAGGATCGGTAATATTTAAAATTACTAAAAGTACATCAAACGGAACTGTCGCGCCGAGAGAAATACATTCCTTAAATTGATTAATCAGGCTATACATCAAGGCTTCAATCCGTTCGGTTTTTTTAACCATTGGTTCCGGCGCCGGTTCAACTTTAACTCTAACAAACGGATCAAATGATAAAAATTCCGTAATTTTTGCACGCATCATTCCTTCAACCACGATTCGGACAGAACCATCGGGCTGTTTTGTAATTTCCCTTATTTTAGCAAGCGTGCCGATGGAATAAAGATCGTCTTGGGTGATTTTGTCTCCCACGTCTCTTTTTTCCGCGACACAAACCGCTATTTGATCATGCTGCATGGCGTAGTCCAACGCCTTCATGGTCTTTTCCTTTTTAACTATCAAGGTCAATGCAACTCTCGGAAAAACAACAACGTCAACCAGCGGGATGACTGCTAATTCCTTTTTTGCCTTACTATCCATCGTGCCTGAAAATTTTTCTGCCTCCATAGTATAAATATTCTTTAATATTTAATACGAAATTTTTATTTAAATGGTAACACCGCTTGTTTACCCCGCAGACTTCTCGCCGCCTTTCTTCCGGCCGCTGTTAATTTTATTTCTTTAATAAACCACTTTTTAGGCGTCCGGACTCCGTAGCCAATAAGAAAACCCTTGTCAATTAATCTTTCCAGGGATTTTGTGACAATATTTACTCTATCATCCAGCTTGGGCGGCCGTTTTTGTTTGTCGTAAAACCTTAAAATTTTTCCACGGCCAAATTTGTCTTTTTCCGCGTAACCCAAGCCCAAAACATACCTTTGGAGATGGGATATTTTCATATATTTATGATAGCAAAAAAATGGCTTAATGTAAAATAAAAAAACGGCCATTTTGGCTGCTGATTTTACGCTTAACTTACTATTCAATTTTACTTAAATCTCCCTCTAAAACAATCGGCTGCATGGCGATGATTTCATCTTTATAGCCCATTTCTGGAATTGGATTTAAAAGAAAAATTTCTTTATTCAAAACATGAGCAAAACCCATTTCAAGTAATGAATTTCCGCCAATATAATTTGGAATACCATGACGTTCATTATTCAAAACCAAAATTGCATCACCACCCTTTATTTCATCAAAATAATAACGGATAAGCCCATGCTTTATTTTGTTGGCAGCTGATTCGCGATGCACTATTTCAGATGTCCCCATATCAGCATAATCGTATGTAAATTTTGGCAGGATAACTTCGTGACCATACTTCCGTAATTCTTTTTCCGCCGCCACCATTTCCTTGGCGAAAGTCATACTGCCGCAAATAACGATTTTCATATTATTTTTCCACAATTTTAATGTGCGCTTCTTTCAATTGCTGCTCCGGCAAATCCGACGGGGCCCCCATCATTAAATCGCGGGCATCGGAAGTTTTTGGGAAAGCCATCACTTCACGAATATTTGGTTCGCCGGCAAAAATCATCGCCAACCGATCAAGCCCCGGAGCAATACCGCCATGTGGCGGCGCGCCATAAGTAAAGGCTTCAAAGATATGGCCAAAACGCGCTTCGGCGTCATCTTTACCAACGCCAAGCAATCGGAAAATTTTTGACTGCAACGTTCGGTCATGAATTCTGATACTTCCTCCTCCAACTTCATAACCATTTAAAACCAAATCATAAGCATAAGCGCGAACATCAAGCGGATGTTCCTCTAAATCATCCATATCTTCCTTGTGCGGCATAGTAAATGGATGGTGGGAAGAAACCAATTTTTTTTCCGACTCAGACCATTCAAAAAGTGGAAAATCAATCACCCAACAAAAAGCTAATTCATTAGAATTTTTTTTATCTTCACGCAAATCCGGCTTGTCGGTTTTATATTTTTTCATTGCCTCGTCATAAGTCAAAACTGGAAAAGGCATCTTTTTAATTTTTTTATCCGGCACCACGGTTTTTGCCAAATGGATCATCAATTCTTCGGTTAATTTCATCACGTCCTCCTGTTCCGCAAAAGACATTTCCATATCAAGCTGAGTAAATTCCGGCTGGCGGTCGCCGCGCTGATCTTCATCGCGAAAACATCTGGCAATTTGAAAATATTTTTCAAAACCAGCGACCATCAATAACTGTTTAAATTGCTGTGGTGATTGTGGCAGAACATAAAATTTTCCGGCATGTAAGCGCGCCGGCACAATATATTCACGCGCGCCCTCTGGCGTGCCTTTGGTAATGTAGGGCGTTTCTATTTCTGCGAAATTACGCTCGTGCAAAAATTTTCTTATTTCATCAAGCATTTTGCTCCGCAATAAAATATTTGTTTTCATCCGCTCGCTTCGTAAATCAAGATATCTATATTTCATACGTAATTCTTCGCTGACGGGTGTTGTATCTTTATCAATTTCAAAAGGCAGCGTTTTTGATTCATTTAAAATCTCCAAATTTTTTGCTTCAAGTTCTACTGTGCCAGTTAACATTTTTGGGTTGATCATTTTCTCCGGACGTTTATTCACTTTCCCGGTAATGGCTACAACAAATTCTGACCGCAACTTGTCGGCTAACGTCATAAATTCTTTATCTTTGGAAGCAAAAACTATCTGAATTAAACCACTCGTATCACGAAGATCAATAAAAATAATTTTGCCCATATCTCGCCGGACATGAACCCAACCCTTAAGAATAACTTCTTCGCCAATTTTTGAAACTGTGTCTTTTATAAGCGTGCGAGTCATAAATAATTTTTATGGTCTTAATCTATTAATCATTCTTGGAAAAGGGATCGTTTCGCGAACATGATGAATGCCGCACATCCAGCCGGTGATGCGCTCCAACCCGTAACCAAAGCCTGAGTGAGGAACCGAGCCGTATTTTCTTAAATCTAAATACCATTGAAAATCTTCAAGCAGCATTTTTTCTTCTTTCATTCGCGCAAGCAATAAATCATAATTGTCTTCACGCTCCGAGCCACCGATGATTTCTCCGTGGCCTTCCGGCGCGATTAAATCTGAACCCAAAACCAGTTCGGGATTTTTTGGATCGCGTTTCATATAAAAAGCTTTAATTTGCCGTGGCCACTTTTCCACAAAAATCGGTACGTCGGAATCTTGAGTCAGCAAAGTTTCATCGTCAGCACCCAAATCTTCGCCATCTTTAATATCAGACCCTAACGCTTGAACTTTTTTAACCGCTTCATGATAAGTCATTCGCCCAAAGGGAGCTTGAACTTTTTCTAATTTGGAAATATCTCGTTCCAAAATTTCCAATTCTTTTCTATTTTTTTCTAAAACTTTTTTCACGATATGGCAGATCAATTCTTCCTGAATTTTCATATTGCCCTCGTGATTAACAAAAGCCGCCTCGGCGTCCATCATCCAAAATTCCGTTAAGTGTCGGCGAGTTTTTGATTTTTCCGCCCGGAAAGTCGGGCCAAAGTCAAAGCATCGGCCAAAACTCATTGCCGCGGCTTCAAGATAAAGTTGACCTGACTGCGCAAGATAAGCTTTTCCTAAATCAAAATACGGAACTTCAAAAAGGGTCGTTGTTCCCTCGCAGGCGGTCGGGGTCAAAATCGGCGTGTCAATTTTTATAAAACCATTCTGATTAAAATATTCATAAGTCGCGTTGATGACAGTATTTCTAACGCGAAGCGCCGCCCATTGTTTTGATGAGCGAAGCCAGAGGTGTCTTTGATCTAACAAAAAATCCGGGCCATGTTCTTTTTTTCCAATCGGGTACTCTTCAGCAATTTGAAGTATTTTTAAATTTTTAACTTGAAGTTCATACTCTTCTTTTTTGGGATGTTTACTGACAGTTCCGGAAATTTCTATCGAACTTTCTATAGTTATTTTTTCGCAAGCTTCCCAGATTTCTGGAGCTACTTCTTTTTTAGAAACAATCGCCTGGACAAAGCCTGAACCGTCACGAACTTGTAAAAAGAAAATGCTACCCGAGGAACGAAAATTAAAAATCCAGCCGCGAATCGCGACTTCCTGGCCTAAATATTGGCTAATATCTTTCAATAAAATCGTCTGCATATAATTGTTTAATTATAGATTATTTACCCAACAAAATCAAGATAAAAAGACCGACCAGTCGCTGCTGATCGGCGTACATACTCTCACTCCCTTCCTTCCGCGACTCGACCATCTTCGCCGCGGTCATTCTGCGCCTTGATGACTGCGAGTTCTTGTTTGAACTCACGCCACCATCGATTGAACTTGAAACTCGCCTTTGCAACTAAGATAAACCAAACGCCGAGGAAAGTGAGAGGCAGCGCGATGCTTAAGAATACCCACCCGCTCATTCCTCCGGCGATGTAATCCCAGTTCACGATGCCGATACACACCCAGACGAGCGCGGCCAGAAAGATTGCTAACCATGACGGAAAAGTCGCGCCGATGTTTAGTTCGGCGTTCTCTTTCTCGTTTTCCATCTCGCCCTCCTTCTGCCTCAACTTTATCATAAAACCAAAAAACGTCAATTTATTTTATAAAAAAGCCGATCCAGAATATTTTTCTGAATCGGCGAGAACGTTGGAACTGCTCCTATCTGTCAAGGAACAGCCGGCGGCGACAGGAAGGCACACCGCGGTCTTCTCTCCGACTATCCAACTGGCTAAAGTTCTGTGTCGGACCGCCAGAACTAAGCCAAAGTTCTGGCACGCATTGCCGGCGAATGCCGTTTCCTGACCACGGTTCACTCTGGTAGTCCGCATCAATCAACGCGAAGGCGTGATGAATGAGCGATTCCGGTGAGTGGAGAGCGAGAGCGATCGCTTCTTCCATAATGAGGCCGTGCCGGCAAGCGCGTTTGATCTCGCCCGTAACTTCGCCCGTAGTCCGGCCCACATTCCCAGCGCCGTCGTCCACGTCGCAAATGAGATGGGGCGATTTCGACTCACCGATTCCCTCGGGATTCCACAATTTGTCACACTCGAGACTCGAATAACCGTGCTTCTTTGCCACGACGAGCAGTTCCATTTGCTTCGCGACAGAAAGCATGGCGTGAGGAATCACGACAAGAAACGGGGTACGCTCGGGAATCGTCTCGCCGACCGCATGAAGAAGGCCCGTGGGCGAATCGGCGAGCATGGAAAGATAGAGTCGAAGATCTCTCTCTGCCCACCCGAGCGCCGTATGCCAACCACCTGCGACGAGTCGCTCCACCTGCCGATCAAACACCTGCCGAAGCAGAGTTCCTTCATCCGGACAACTCATCGGAAGCATTTACTCCTTCCTCCCAATTCCTTGGGTACAAAAAAACGGCGGAGGATTCCTCCTCCGCCGCCCCCTTTCAACGTTCTGAAATTGAGTTTATCAAATCTTTAATGTTTTGGTCAAATAGTTTATCCACATAAGGCTTTTTAGCTCTCTATCCCGATGAACCTCGGTAAAAATATCAATAATTTTTGCCAACTCCCC is part of the Patescibacteria group bacterium genome and harbors:
- a CDS encoding YbaK/EbsC family protein, encoding MAIPKKLLSYLDKAKIKYKIVRHKTVYTAYDAAQTLGVKLGEIAKTLVIKADKIYLLAVLPASHKLDLGKLKKIVKAKKIEITREGIMKKVFKIKPGAVTPFGQIYKVPVYIDKTILRAKQIIAGAGTFEESVAMTAKNFLKATSGIMGVFGKKK
- a CDS encoding DUF2330 domain-containing protein is translated as MKKIILAISLILLVMPTAVSADGAIFPPPDYWIQETDQKAVIFHNENTETMILSVTFRGDAENFSWIVPTPSRPEVSKSTDELFTALDKLTAPEYSYRVTPMYSGAARDAATAEGGVVVLETKKVEYYDITVLEADDPEALTKWLKDNNYQFPEEGKYLFDDYINNKWYFTAIKLDTESISGGVEAQLRQGHAVPLKFIFASSKIVFPLKISGIAEYFKYPNPEPTPLMMESGEAGSASAGVAVGANTATVEAYPVTDYYYPRQPGVNILLYVFSDHKKDLPGFTTNYASWIKSKDIEKLAVESNGDYWIQPEEGKYYLTKLSRYMQPSEMTYDLYFRDADDNDEIGVPEADWENVLTGILLFLIILSISVVIGVLSPVGLVFILCALLQFFSKHKVVKIVAWILQSLALLTTVSLGALLFLGWSAYRADYWTGTIYDSSMAAAISVVWIIFTAAMIGVMVWQISRLRKNKKK
- the lon gene encoding endopeptidase La, producing the protein MEAEKFSGTMDSKAKKELAVIPLVDVVVFPRVALTLIVKKEKTMKALDYAMQHDQIAVCVAEKRDVGDKITQDDLYSIGTLAKIREITKQPDGSVRIVVEGMMRAKITEFLSFDPFVRVKVEPAPEPMVKKTERIEALMYSLINQFKECISLGATVPFDVLLVILNITDPWELADLMTINLDFKVEEKQEILEADNIEGKLGKLGESIGRQLKVLRMAQKIQAETGKELGKMEKEMFLREQMKTIEKELGMAGGRTEVEELKAKIEKAGMPSEAKEQALKELARLEKMPSFSPEISYIRTYLDWLAMLPWSRKTESKVDIKKAKNILDDDHYGLDKVKERVLEYLAVQKLVGKIKGPILCFSGPPGTGKTSIGKAIAKALGRKFFRMSLGGIRDEAEIRGHRRTYVGALPGRIIQGINTAGTKNPVFMLDEIDKVGADFRGDPSAALLEALDPEQNYSFSDHYLEVPFDLSDVMFITTANILDTIPPALRDRMEMIEFPGYIEEEKFHIAEKFLLPKQLKENGLENGSRLIITEPALKTIIREYTREAGVRELERNIAAVCRKVARKIAEGDHKNYKVGISDLHQFLGPAKYHTTMAEKKDEVGVATGLAWTQAGGEILLIEATKMPGKGQLILTGQLGKVMQESAQAAYSYARSRAKVFGIKDKFYKDSDIHIHVPAGAIPKDGPSAGVAMATAIISVLTGRPIKKDVGMTGEVTLRGRAMEIGGVKEKVLAAHRADIKTIVLPKDNEKDLEELPNNVRKDLKFIFAKDVDDVLRAAMGKQLILSK
- the aspS gene encoding aspartate--tRNA ligase — protein: MTRTLIKDTVSKIGEEVILKGWVHVRRDMGKIIFIDLRDTSGLIQIVFASKDKEFMTLADKLRSEFVVAITGKVNKRPEKMINPKMLTGTVELEAKNLEILNESKTLPFEIDKDTTPVSEELRMKYRYLDLRSERMKTNILLRSKMLDEIRKFLHERNFAEIETPYITKGTPEGAREYIVPARLHAGKFYVLPQSPQQFKQLLMVAGFEKYFQIARCFRDEDQRGDRQPEFTQLDMEMSFAEQEDVMKLTEELMIHLAKTVVPDKKIKKMPFPVLTYDEAMKKYKTDKPDLREDKKNSNELAFCWVIDFPLFEWSESEKKLVSSHHPFTMPHKEDMDDLEEHPLDVRAYAYDLVLNGYEVGGGSIRIHDRTLQSKIFRLLGVGKDDAEARFGHIFEAFTYGAPPHGGIAPGLDRLAMIFAGEPNIREVMAFPKTSDARDLMMGAPSDLPEQQLKEAHIKIVEK
- the asnS gene encoding asparagine--tRNA ligase, yielding MQTILLKDISQYLGQEVAIRGWIFNFRSSGSIFFLQVRDGSGFVQAIVSKKEVAPEIWEACEKITIESSIEISGTVSKHPKKEEYELQVKNLKILQIAEEYPIGKKEHGPDFLLDQRHLWLRSSKQWAALRVRNTVINATYEYFNQNGFIKIDTPILTPTACEGTTTLFEVPYFDLGKAYLAQSGQLYLEAAAMSFGRCFDFGPTFRAEKSKTRRHLTEFWMMDAEAAFVNHEGNMKIQEELICHIVKKVLEKNRKELEILERDISKLEKVQAPFGRMTYHEAVKKVQALGSDIKDGEDLGADDETLLTQDSDVPIFVEKWPRQIKAFYMKRDPKNPELVLGSDLIAPEGHGEIIGGSEREDNYDLLLARMKEEKMLLEDFQWYLDLRKYGSVPHSGFGYGLERITGWMCGIHHVRETIPFPRMINRLRP
- a CDS encoding DUF5701 family protein; the protein is MLPMSCPDEGTLLRQVFDRQVERLVAGGWHTALGWAERDLRLYLSMLADSPTGLLHAVGETIPERTPFLVVIPHAMLSVAKQMELLVVAKKHGYSSLECDKLWNPEGIGESKSPHLICDVDDGAGNVGRTTGEVTGEIKRACRHGLIMEEAIALALHSPESLIHHAFALIDADYQSEPWSGNGIRRQCVPELWLSSGGPTQNFSQLDSRREDRGVPSCRRRLFLDR